From a region of the Manduca sexta isolate Smith_Timp_Sample1 chromosome 19, JHU_Msex_v1.0, whole genome shotgun sequence genome:
- the LOC115440348 gene encoding uncharacterized protein LOC115440348, whose product MALMSSEENNENTQSTKISSRTKYKQSEKKKQKLKKKLKLTGNVISSNYERDGQYNLQTHESYISNMLSTYQFYSNYVYPVIAEWSPVIPVQNPVYSIHLPLVVNPVQVVTTYPYIGVVPSAVPSPVTPIEEIVHNLEPLLCYDELHKEENRHEPYFSLQYDEHCLDNYKQIAEVDDFTTYSREINERVQEVEEITYHNNKVGDPLEFYLTLPKELFPPARTLSVDPNPIIDEFCKIPNIQKHAPWILDLEFGVPNLPITRPIPTYNVKLNSVNCKNTPDAIHPGFESCGKDFKDVFLFYYDCVISTWYRGYIILNNDRSVENFQSWLLLPAQVLGMCWS is encoded by the coding sequence ATGGCATTAATGTCTTCAGAAGAAAACAATGAAAACACACAATCTACAAAAATTTCAAGCAGAACTAAATACAAACAAAGCGAAAagaagaaacaaaaattaaaaaagaaactgaAATTAACTGGGAACGTGATATCATCAAACTACGAAAGGGATGGTCAATACAACTTGCAGACTCACGAATCGTATATATCAAACATGTTGTCCACCTACCAATTTTATTCCAACTACGTTTATCCTGTTATAGCAGAGTGGAGTCCTGTGATCCCAGTACAGAATCCTGTGTACAGCATACATTTGCCTCTAGTTGTTAATCCGGTACAAGTAGTGACAACATACCCTTATATTGGAGTTGTACCATCAGCTGTACCTTCCCCTGTCACACCTATTGAGGAAATTGTACACAATCTTGAACCTTTACTGTGTTATGATGAACTTCATAAGGAAGAGAATAGGCATGAaccatatttttcattacagTATGATGAGcattgtttagataattataaacaaatagcaGAGGTAGATGATTTTACTACATATTCACGAGAAATCAACGAAAGGGTGCAAGAAGTTGAAGAAATTacctatcataataataaagtagGTGATCCATTAGAATTTTATCTGACCTTGCCGAAAGAACTATTTCCTCCAGCAAGAACATTGTCAGTAGACCCCAATCCGATAATAGACGAGTTTTGTAAAATtccaaacatacaaaaacacGCTCCGTGGATTCTAGATTTGGAATTTGGAGTTCCAAACCTGCCAATCACAAGACCTATACCTACGTATAATGTTAAACTGAACAGTGTTAATTGCAAGAACACACCGGATGCAATACACCCGGGTTTTGAGAGTTGTGGTAAAGATTTTAAAGATGTCTTTCTATTTTACTACGATTGTGTTATATCAACGTGGTATAGAGGctatatcattttaaataatgacaGATCAGTGGAGAATTTCCAATCCTGGTTGCTGCTGCCGGCACAGGTATTGGGAATGTGTTGGTCTTGA
- the LOC115440362 gene encoding uncharacterized protein LOC115440362 → MSENAVKESILQPTTLQEAINIIKFLNTSHKQEVARLKEAHAKQAEVIKKLESTRKKELEFLSSELQKYEVNLALRTESVAKQIAEKDLIIQKQAETIEELNNKLKLHTDLNISVPEINILVDSNSDSGVALETEESNIKAEIKTEVKATRKCSRKFGDTISFLRRVDFSPMKYKPCNREGGKKKDDKKNKLQVPDQDKRALNRQYSNEKSLSDDERPTADDSVFSDGSIEPLVLRPNKMNDSMNNHFSDDGSEDTSEEIFDKVMTRSNVRRSVKANPKYKKINRSKSKLLEQVKVNIVD, encoded by the coding sequence ATGTCTGAAAACGCCGTCAAAGAAAGTATACTGCAGCCGACGACACTACAAGAggcaataaacattattaaattcctTAACACATCACATAAGCAAGAGGTCGCGCGACTGAAAGAAGCGCACGCGAAACAAGCCGAAGTCATAAAGAAATTGGAATCCACAAGGAAAAAGGAATTGGAATTTTTATCAAGCGAACTGCAAAAATACGAAGTCAACTTAGCTTTAAGGACAGAATCTGTTGCAAAACAAATCGCtgaaaaagatttaattatacAGAAACAAGCGGAAACTATTGAAGAGTTAAACAACAAACTTAAACTCCACACCGACTTGAACATAAGCGTACCAGAAATAAATATACTAGTCGATTCGAATTCTGACTCAGGTGTTGCGTTAGAAACCGAAGAGAGTAACATCAAAGCTGAGATAAAAACTGAGGTCAAAGCCACGCGAAAATGTAGCAGGAAATTCGGCGACACAATTAGCTTTCTGCGAAGAGTTGATTTCTCGCCTATGAAATACAAACCGTGTAATAGAGAAGGTGGTAAAAAGAAagatgataagaaaaataaattacaagtacCCGATCAAGATAAAAGGGCATTGAATCGTCAATACAGTAATGAAAAGTCTTTGAGCGACGACGAAAGGCCGACTGCCGATGACTCAGTTTTCTCAGACGGTAGCATAGAACCTTTAGTATTAAGGCCGAATAAAATGAACGACAGTATGAATAATCACTTCTCTGATGACGGTAGTGAAGATACTAGTGAAGAAATATTCGATAAGGTGATGACTCGAAGCAACGTGAGAAGGTCAGTCAAAGCGAatcctaaatataaaaaaataaatcgcaGTAAATCGAAATTGTTAGAGCaagttaaagtaaatattgttgACTGA